A single genomic interval of Wolbachia endosymbiont of Diaphorina citri harbors:
- a CDS encoding ankyrin repeat domain-containing protein, whose amino-acid sequence MEYERLLKILRTISDLNENNIIERVKEELEKEDPDTYKKWQDNGFNINYRFDDQNTFLHIAARNDLVKIAELLIKKGGNVNTADEDGWTPLHFAAACGSIGVVEIFIAHKVSVVVADEDGCTPLHCAAHNGHKEIVELLLNKGANIDAVNKVKITPLYAAVRFGYTEIIKVLIANKANINAADEDGCTPLHCAAINGHKEIVELLLNEGANVDAVNQVESTALHYAVSSENCQMEIVKAILEKGASVNVVDEYERTPLCWAIRNGNLAVVEVLLKEGADPLLGHKSFNTLKLLVESIKNDFKHPKKAEETQQQEDDEYELIKYSLLHDCSLIDNIERSAFSKLIPMWLADGSNLTENQKELNRKFLTIIKDFPHITYQDYNNDIKKIKKFLLDHKSSQDLKTILNLKRGESKLTILHILSSMECSSSEECIDLLLNSGADPNEKDDTGRTPLHYAARSGHCDTIIKLLLRKGANLDIKDKKGKTPIEFAVNNPNLNIKECFLTDDVLYETFCKKTQVDLNKEDKYINLWNDFTLEKQEPLQYLNQLNEAQDIDQLEQIVNEAIKSRVRFNFTYKGNIYENTYESKYNFTDYVIRRISELKIFQGERDIEVASRIVCNLVKRGAVFETLSSIIVIDKLEKFKDHKANLKEARKSYIHYSLRFLEAAKNATTGKVKEAKMDNFTFYLKYSKNSIVEAAKIVNGTDESTEFRRDVIAIGESEIEVLTKGGVRNYTDLIGNIVLTFHTDLGKVHVRLYNDVQDKNKIIVAVNNKEEILEKFKNYKEELGKNCLIGRYFVYDAIEQGYFKRPEEVLEKDSIYHVSSSLENISLFPVVQQDIEKIRSRGCVT is encoded by the coding sequence ATGGAATATGAACGGTTGTTAAAAATATTAAGGACAATAAGTGACTTAAATGAGAACAATATAATCGAAAGGGTAAAAGAGGAATTGGAAAAAGAAGATCCAGACACGTATAAAAAGTGGCAAGATAATGGATTTAACATAAATTATAGATTCGATGATCAAAATACATTTTTACATATAGCTGCTAGAAATGATCTTGTAAAGATAGCAGAGCTTTTAATAAAAAAAGGGGGTAATGTTAATACAGCAGATGAAGATGGATGGACTCCTTTACACTTTGCTGCTGCATGTGGCAGTATAGGAGTGGTAGAGATTTTCATAGCACACAAGGTTAGTGTTGTAGTAGCAGATGAAGATGGATGCACTCCTTTGCATTGTGCTGCTCACAATGGACATAAAGAGATAGTAGAACTCCTGTTAAACAAAGGGGCTAATATTGATGCAGTAAATAAAGTTAAGATAACTCCTTTATACGCTGCTGTTCGCTTTGGTTATACAGAGATAATAAAAGTTCTCATAGCAAACAAGGCTAATATTAATGCAGCAGATGAAGATGGATGTACTCCTTTGCATTGTGCTGCTATCAATGGACATAAAGAGATAGTAGAACTCCTATTAAATGAGGGGGCTAATGTTGATGCAGTAAACCAGGTTGAGAGTACTGCATTACATTATGCTGTTTCTTCTGAAAATTGCCAAATGGAAATAGTAAAAGCTATCCTAGAAAAGGGAGCTAGTGTTAATGTAGTCGATGAGTACGAGCGTACTCCATTATGCTGGGCTATTAGGAATGGTAATTTAGCAGTAGTAGAAGTTCTACTTAAAGAAGGAGCAGATCCTTTATTGGGACATAAAAGTTTTAACACATTAAAGCTCTTGGTTGAATCAATAAAAAATGATTTTAAGCATCCTAAGAAAGCAGAAGAAACACAGCAACAAGAGGATGATGAATATGAATTGATCAAATACTCATTGCTACATGACTGTTCTTTAATTGATAATATTGAAAGAAGTGCATTTAGTAAGTTGATACCGATGTGGCTTGCTGATGGGTCCAACTTAACAGAAAATCAGAAGGAATTGAATAGAAAATTTTTAACTATTATTAAAGATTTTCCACATATCACTTATCAAGATTATAATAATGATATTAAAAAAATTAAAAAATTTTTACTAGATCATAAAAGTAGTCAAGATCTAAAAACCATTCTCAACCTTAAACGAGGAGAATCTAAACTGACAATACTGCATATTCTATCAAGTATGGAATGTAGCAGTTCAGAAGAATGCATAGATTTACTGTTGAATTCAGGTGCTGATCCTAATGAAAAGGACGACACAGGAAGAACGCCTTTGCATTATGCTGCTCGTTCTGGTCATTGTGATACAATTATCAAATTGCTTCTAAGGAAAGGAGCTAATCTTGATATAAAAGATAAAAAAGGTAAAACTCCAATAGAATTTGCAGTTAATAATCCCAACCTTAATATTAAAGAGTGCTTTTTAACTGATGATGTTCTTTATGAAACTTTTTGTAAAAAAACACAAGTTGACCTTAATAAAGAAGACAAATATATAAATTTATGGAATGATTTCACACTAGAGAAGCAAGAACCATTGCAATATTTAAATCAATTAAATGAAGCTCAAGATATAGATCAGCTAGAACAGATTGTAAATGAAGCTATAAAATCTAGGGTAAGGTTCAATTTTACTTATAAGGGAAATATATATGAAAATACTTATGAGAGTAAGTATAATTTTACAGATTATGTAATAAGAAGAATTAGTGAATTAAAGATTTTTCAAGGTGAAAGGGACATAGAAGTTGCTAGTCGCATAGTATGTAATTTGGTAAAAAGAGGTGCAGTATTTGAAACTCTAAGTAGTATAATTGTAATTGATAAACTAGAGAAGTTTAAAGACCACAAAGCTAATCTTAAAGAAGCACGTAAAAGCTATATACATTACTCTCTAAGGTTTTTGGAAGCTGCAAAAAACGCAACTACTGGTAAGGTAAAAGAGGCAAAAATGGACAACTTCACTTTCTACTTGAAATACTCAAAGAATAGTATAGTCGAGGCTGCAAAAATCGTAAATGGAACAGATGAAAGCACAGAATTTCGAAGAGACGTGATAGCAATCGGTGAAAGCGAGATAGAAGTTTTAACGAAAGGTGGGGTAAGAAATTATACTGACCTTATAGGTAATATAGTACTGACTTTTCATACTGATTTGGGAAAAGTACATGTTAGGTTGTATAATGATGTGCAAGATAAAAACAAAATTATAGTAGCAGTGAACAATAAAGAGGAAATATTGGAAAAATTCAAAAATTATAAAGAAGAGTTAGGTAAGAATTGCTTAATTGGCCGTTATTTTGTCTACGATGCTATTGAGCAGGGATATTTTAAAAGGCCTGAGGAAGTTTTAGAAAAAGATTCCATATATCATGTAAGTTCTTCATTAGAAAATATATCTTTATTTCCTGTTGTACAACAGGACATAGAGAAAATTCGCTCGCGAGGTTGTGTTACTTAG
- the mutS gene encoding DNA mismatch repair protein MutS, which yields MNLIREKNTPVMEQYLNLKAQYKDHLLFYRLGDFYELFFDDAIKAAKLLNIVLTKRGNSNGQEIPMCGVPAHSSESYLHKLIDLGFKVAICDQLETADEAKKRGYKSIVKRDVVRVVTPGTIIEDSLLEDKSNNYLASIVEQNDEYAISWLELSTGKFFHTLTSLKALDSDLLRISPRELLISEKFIEDEKIRSILKNYKISITQHAQSFFEYSKSHRTLCEFYKIRELGSIGNFSKVEIMACGALLEYVRVTQRGSIPRLEFPKTYKQQNFMLIDASARRNLELFSTQFGEKKGSLISVIDHTVTASGGRLLKQMLASPLACSKAINLRLSTAQFFVNNHEPRRKIREILSNIPDIERSLSRLILGRGSPKDMNLLKIGLGKTLELSEFLSTLHNYCLSEKSEINSQMSFQCLTREKEPVQVISSDESELSTIHKSLGNHKDLFELLNSAILDNNLSSVKEGGFINPKYNSELSELSYILNNSNKLVTKLRESYRDLTGIAALKILHNNILGYYVEVSANHKITSDIFIHRQSLANSMRYTTNELKELENKILTARDAAIGLEMKIFSELCSEVAKESEKIALAANALAKLDIRTAFAELAVQNNYVKPIIDDSKEFNICSGRHPVVEVNDKFIANSINLAGIHLITGPNMAGKSTFLRQNALIAVLAHMGSFVPAESAHVGVIDKIFSRVGATDNITAGYSTFMVEMIETATIVNQATDRSLVILDEIGRGTGVYDGLSIAQAVIEHIHNVNKCRAIFATHYHELTKVGEYLENVKCFCMKIKEWKGEVIFLHEVIEGIADESYGIHVAKLAGFPDSVLNRAREVFEELKA from the coding sequence ATGAACTTAATAAGAGAAAAAAATACCCCTGTAATGGAGCAATATTTGAACCTGAAAGCTCAATACAAGGATCATCTGCTATTTTATAGGCTAGGAGATTTTTATGAGTTGTTTTTCGATGATGCTATTAAAGCTGCGAAATTGCTGAATATAGTGCTAACCAAGAGGGGCAATTCAAATGGGCAAGAAATACCAATGTGTGGAGTGCCAGCACACAGTAGTGAGTCTTACCTGCACAAGCTAATAGATTTAGGATTCAAAGTAGCAATCTGTGACCAATTAGAAACTGCTGATGAAGCAAAAAAGAGGGGCTATAAATCCATAGTAAAACGTGATGTAGTGCGAGTTGTAACTCCAGGTACAATTATAGAAGATTCACTACTGGAGGATAAAAGCAATAATTATCTCGCATCCATAGTTGAACAAAATGATGAATATGCTATTAGTTGGCTTGAATTATCGACGGGAAAATTTTTTCACACTTTAACAAGTTTGAAGGCTCTAGATAGTGATTTATTGCGTATATCACCAAGAGAATTATTAATTTCTGAAAAATTCATTGAGGACGAAAAAATTAGATCGATTTTAAAAAATTATAAAATATCAATTACACAACACGCACAGAGTTTTTTTGAGTATAGTAAATCTCACAGAACGTTATGCGAGTTTTATAAAATCAGGGAACTTGGGAGTATAGGAAATTTCAGCAAAGTAGAAATCATGGCGTGTGGTGCACTGCTTGAATATGTCAGAGTAACACAAAGGGGCTCCATTCCAAGGCTTGAATTCCCAAAAACCTATAAGCAACAAAATTTCATGCTTATTGATGCTTCAGCAAGGAGAAACCTTGAGTTGTTTTCAACTCAATTTGGTGAAAAGAAAGGTTCACTAATTTCAGTTATTGATCACACAGTAACAGCCTCTGGTGGACGCCTGCTCAAACAAATGCTCGCTTCACCCCTTGCTTGCTCTAAGGCAATTAATTTGAGGCTCAGCACCGCTCAATTTTTTGTAAATAATCATGAGCCACGCAGAAAAATACGAGAGATATTATCTAACATTCCAGATATTGAGAGGTCTTTATCGCGCCTAATACTAGGGCGTGGTTCACCAAAGGATATGAACCTATTAAAAATAGGCCTAGGAAAAACTTTAGAGTTGTCTGAGTTTCTGTCTACCTTGCATAATTATTGTTTAAGTGAAAAATCAGAAATTAACTCTCAGATGTCATTCCAGTGCTTGACCAGAGAAAAGGAACCAGTTCAGGTGATAAGTAGTGACGAGAGTGAACTAAGCACAATACATAAAAGTCTTGGTAATCATAAAGATCTATTCGAGCTTCTAAACAGCGCTATACTTGATAACAACCTCAGTTCCGTAAAAGAAGGAGGATTTATCAATCCAAAATACAACTCAGAATTATCTGAGTTATCTTATATATTGAACAACAGTAACAAGTTGGTAACTAAGCTCCGTGAATCTTATCGCGACCTAACTGGCATTGCTGCACTCAAAATATTACACAACAATATACTTGGTTATTACGTTGAAGTGTCGGCAAATCACAAAATAACTTCGGATATATTTATTCATAGACAAAGCTTAGCAAATAGCATGCGCTACACTACTAATGAATTGAAAGAACTAGAAAATAAAATTCTTACGGCACGTGATGCTGCAATCGGCTTAGAAATGAAAATTTTTAGTGAACTGTGTAGTGAAGTCGCTAAAGAATCTGAAAAAATTGCTCTTGCTGCAAATGCTTTGGCAAAACTTGATATTAGAACCGCATTTGCAGAGCTTGCAGTGCAAAATAATTACGTAAAACCCATTATTGATGACAGCAAAGAGTTCAATATCTGTAGCGGAAGACACCCAGTGGTTGAAGTTAACGATAAATTCATTGCAAATAGCATCAATTTAGCTGGTATACATCTAATTACTGGTCCTAATATGGCTGGAAAAAGCACTTTCTTGAGGCAAAACGCTCTCATTGCAGTTTTAGCTCACATGGGGTCATTTGTGCCAGCAGAGAGTGCGCATGTAGGAGTGATTGACAAGATATTCAGCAGGGTTGGCGCAACGGATAATATAACAGCTGGTTATTCTACCTTCATGGTAGAGATGATCGAAACAGCAACGATAGTAAATCAGGCAACGGACCGTTCCTTGGTGATACTTGATGAAATTGGTAGGGGCACAGGGGTGTATGATGGATTATCTATTGCACAGGCGGTGATTGAACATATTCACAATGTAAATAAGTGCCGCGCCATTTTTGCAACTCATTATCATGAATTGACTAAAGTAGGTGAATACTTAGAAAATGTGAAATGTTTTTGTATGAAAATAAAAGAATGGAAAGGAGAAGTCATCTTTTTACATGAAGTAATTGAAGGCATTGCAGATGAGTCATATGGAATACATGTAGCAAAACTTGCTGGTTTTCCTGATTCTGTTTTAAACAGAGCAAGAGAAGTATTTGAGGAGCTAAAGGCTTGA